A stretch of DNA from Tachysurus vachellii isolate PV-2020 chromosome 4, HZAU_Pvac_v1, whole genome shotgun sequence:
gtgtggttgaggtcaggacaATGTACAAGACACAGTCATTCTAGAATATTCTTTTCcaacttttgtgtgtgtatgtgtatatatatatatatatacacacacacacacacaatctgatcAGATcagtttgattttgattttataCAAATGCATGTTTGGAACGTTGTCATGTTTAGGATTTAGAAAGCCTGGTGGTCTCAGACATATGCGTGACCACGTTCATTACTCCAAGCCGTGCGCACTCCAGCATGTTTGCATGTGAGCGTGCAAATGcttctgctttttatttgaATGCAGTCCAACTTTTTCCACTCCCTCCTTTTATGTTGAAAATTACATTGTCCTCCTATCTCTGTAAATCAAAGCAACTCTTCTGTATTTAGTGAGCTCACAGATGTGCAACAGTGTGACATCATGGAGGAAGCAGCATGTGGCATGTCACTGTGAAGCAACACTATGATtcctcacacactttttttcaAACCCAGGCAACCTCCTGTACACATGGTCCTAATTACAGcccagctttctctctctttttttataagaacacacaataacaatttTAAACTTATCCCACGCGTGTtgtgttagtctgtgtgtttttaaatctgaaatATATTCAGTCAAAATAtatttggggtgtgtgtgtgagagagagagagagagaaagggagagagagaaagggagagagagaaagagagagtgttcCACTAGTAAACCAGGAGTCTCTTTTGCAATGTGGGAATATTTGCTGCCCTCtagtgttaattatttaaaatgctaaTTGTTAATTATTGGTGTTTTCCAGTTATTTTTTCAAGGAAACCTTTGTGAGCATAAAAGTTATTTACCAGTGAGTGTTAAAATTTTCTAAGCCATACTTGCCTCTGGTTTGCTTCATGTGACAAGGCCAATAACTATAAAAACACAATCGTTTCTATGTCCACTTTAATAATGATGGCATGTGTTTTCCACCACTGTAGTTAAATTAAAAACGCCACAGACCTCCATCGTAGACCTCATTTGAGACCCACTTGAAAATATATTTCCTCATGTTCTGTCCATCCTGCTTGATGAACTGAATGTAGAATATGTGTTGTTTATCATTTCAGAGAGGACTTTGATGAGGAAGGTTTCTGCCAGCCGTACAGAGGAATCGCCTGTGCTCGCTTCATTGGGAACCGGAGCATCTTCGTGGACTCGCTGCAAATGCAGGGCGAGATCGAAACTCAAATAACCGGTACAGCTTTATATTACCCACCTTTCAGTGTCCATCTAGAGCACTGGCATTTTATTCTAACCAGCATGATAATAAATTACGAAACTAATAAAACTAGAATGTATTATTTTCGATCACACTATTGTCAGTAGAAACATGACTCACCTTACTGTCTTTTTCAACTCGAACCGTTTGCGTGGAAATTTGTTAGGAATGTAATCTCACATGTAAAGAGGACATTTCTGGCTGCCAAAAACACAGTGGAATTGCCAGATTAGCTCAGCTCCATCTGTAACGTTTCATTAGTGTTTGTGCAGATGCAGTTTCACAAGAGTGACAGCGTTAGAACCAGCGccaatactctctctctctctctcttactctgtctctctcactctgtctctgtgtttaatGACTCAATGGACGCATTTCAAGGACATTCCTATCTGTTAGAAACTGTGTTCTTCCAGTCCTGAAAGCTCGTCTCTGTATTTTAGTAACTTCTCATCATTTTCCCTGAGAAATAAAGCACTCTGGGAACCAGAGTGACCTGAGACTATCCTTTTTCCCCTGGATTAATGTGTGACCAAGTGTGAGTCTTCTGGAGACCAGGGTGCTAAATCACAGCGTAATGTACACATGGACTAGACTTCAGCAGTAACCTGGCTTCTGTCAGCACTTCTGATCATCACTGCTGTTAGAGAGCATTTCTATGCCAAGCCAGCATCTTAAACCCTTCAGATGTGTATGCATGAGATATGCTGTGTAGCAAATGAATCTCTGGAGTATGAGAAACACtcaggaattttttttctctcccctaTTTTTTCCAGCTGCCTTCACCATGATTGGCACATCCAACCACCTATCAGATCGTTGCTCTCAGTTTGCCATCCCATCGCTCTGCCACTTTGCCTTCCCCACATGTGACCGGAGCTCTGGCATTGATAAACCACGAGACCTGTGCAAGGATGAGTGTGAGATCTTGGAGAACGACCTGTGTAAGACGGAGTACATCATCGCCCGCTCCAACCCCATCATCCTTAAACGACTCAAACTGCCCAACTGTGAGGACCTTGCCGCTTCAGACAGCCCCGAAGCTGCCAACTGCATGAGGATTGGCATCCCTATGGGCGAGTCCATCAACAAACGTAAGCATTGCTTTTCGGACCTTAAGTTTATAAGTTAAGTTGATCATGTTTGTTAAGTTAACTTTTCTGACACAGATCACAAGTGCTTCAACAGCAGCGGGTCGGATTATCGGGGCACAGCAAGCGTGACGAGGTCAGGTCGTCAGTGCCAGCCGTGGAACTCGCAGTATCCACACAGCCACACTTACCTCCCTGTGCGCTATCCAGAGCTAAACGGCGGCCATTCATACTGCCGTAACCCAGGAAACAAGCAGGAGGCACCCTGGTGCTTCACTCTGGACGAGAGCGTTCGCATGGAGATGTGTGACATCCCTGCATGTGGTGAGGAACAGTGATCACACTCACTGCATTCATAACACTGCTTATACTCTAGTGATGCGCTCACTACCACAAAGGCACCAAAGCGAGGTACATGTCCAACAGGGAACAAAGTTCTGGACACATGACCAAGAACTaagtataattattaaaaatcattaataaacCAGTAATATGTAATCCTGTGTTCCTAAAGTAATAGGGATGATGAGGAAAATAGAAGATTTCTTCGCAGTCAGAATCATGTGCTACGCATTCAAAAGGCACCAATTAAAACAGAATAACCTGCCtgttataataacaacaaaaaaccttatttataaaaaaaacaaaaaatatttaataatgtgtaaaatgttttctataaatgtgaatataaaactttttaaaatatgcAACAGAAAAGACTTACATAATGTACTTATATTGCGATTCTTCTGTATTTTCttgcattttaaattaaaattgaaaagtACCAGAAATTCAAACTTTATTTCTAccttaataattatttttagactTTTACAAGTCAATAAGAAAGTATAAAtctatatttgcatattttaaaatatatgtatgaatCATTTCTAATCTTTCACCACTGAATGAAATGTATGACTGTACAACATAAAAATTGTAATTATGTCTAACAAAattaattatatgtatttatgataACTAATGAAAAGCTCTGTCTCGgttttacattaaatacatCTTAAATCATTAGTAATCCCAGAATAGAATTTGAGCTTTGATTAATGATGAAATATACACAGATCACATATATACagagtaaagtaaaagtaactCAGTGAGTCTTTACCATGTTGATTATTAAGGATGTTACACTGAATGTGCTCAAATGACTTTTGTGCTTTAACTAGTTGTACATTTCTAAAATGATTTTCCAGTAGCATGTAATCCATCTAGATGATTGAATGCTTTTTGTGATACTCAGACCCGGAGAAGCGCGGTGGCAGCAGTATAGAGATCCTCTACATCCTGGTCCCCAGTGTCGCCATCCCTTTAGCCATCgccttgcttttctttttcatctgcGTGTGCCGGAATAACCAGAAAGCCTCGCGTCCACCCATCCAGCGCCAGCCCAAACCTGTACGTGGCCAGAACGTGGAGATGTCCATGCTGCCTGCATATAAGCCCAAGGTGAGAGCAAACTCAGTGTATCTCATAGATATCTATGATAGCTCATATGTGTATTCATAAATACTATGTAGTACatagtttatttctatatacTGTTATAACAAATTGAAAATGCatttgaaaatgtgtgtgtatgagaaagatagagcgagatagagagagagatagagagagaggttgcTGTACTATAAGGTTTTTCTCAGTTTTTCTCAAGAGAAGGTACATAAGTTGAATTTGACTCTTGACTCAAGTCAAGAACTAATATTAAGAtttgaacaaacaaacaggacTTCTAGCTTCTTTTCAAATATAATTAACTGGCATGATACTTTTCTTCTAAACATTTCTATTACGTACAATATTCTGTATACCATAACATTATTGCCTTTAAAATAATAgtgtaaaaattgtaaaaaaattgtagaggttttgtctttttttgttttaaagtatGTTAATATTACATAGTCATTTACCACTGACATGAGGGTGTCTTTTATAATTTACAGTTTGAAAGATTTTCTGAGTTTGTAACTGCTAgtataatgttttaaaagaCTATCACGTTATTCACATTCTCTTAAGTGTATAGTGAGGTAATTTATCATAATATTGATTTTATATTGTCATATTGCATTCATGTGTGTGCAGAtgattttcactttcttttgcAAGTTTTCTTATTGCTTATGTTAGTTCAGTTAACCTGAAACTGTGGCATTTAATCTACCTGAGGTAAAATGAGGACACAAGCAATTGAAAGTGAATGGAAGATCCTTGCCACTAGAGGGCGCTGGTAgcattttttcacctttttcacTAGTCATGTCCACCATCTTGTGTATAGTCTATACTTTTTGCCACAACAAATGATTACttcttttaaagaataaatattaaattgataTGTTAATATCtaataacgtaaaaaaaaaaaagggcccTGTGCCCAATGGACAATATAGTGTCTGGAGCCTTACACATCAGACGTATCCAAGTGTTCAGTTCTCCACAGTACAAAAGAGTAAAGGGAGCTTTTGGATCATAACTGCGCACTGGGGaaataaagttttataattGCTTTACAAGCTCTTGACCCAAATCCATAAACACACTCAACCTTTCAATTGTGTCTAGAGCACAAATGTCTTCCATGAACACTCTGCTTCAGTCTCTGCTATATGAAACATAACAAGTCCCAGATGTATTGTAGTGAGTGTACTTAATACAGACCCAGCTGCAAGTCAAAGTTCAGAGGACATTGAACACatgactaatatttaatatgagaTGATCAGGGATGGGATGGAGTTTCCACAGAGAGACTTGATCCTAACATGAACCAGCTGGCATAGTTTTATTCCCTGTGTCTGCTTTCTAGgtagaattttatattttatgtcctCTGAAGTCCACTGAAGTCTTCATTAACTGTCTTCCTAACTGACAATCAGTATGTCTACTGATATTTATCTATGCATAATATGGAACATTGAAGTAGGAATTAAAACATGATGAGGTACAGTTTTAGGACAATAAGCAATGACAGGTTAATGGGATGCAGAACAACATGTAGCCAGTTTAAAGCTGATTTACCGTGAAATGTTTCAGTCCTTTTATACACCAGTAATTTACAAACAATACAATGTGGTGGGGCCACGAAATAAAGCTATCAGTTGTGTTCAactcctgtaaaaaaaaaaagaaaaaaaaaaagagagagattcttTTGACTCTCTTGAAAGTCAAATTCTTGTTAAAATATGCCTAAAGTTCAAATAAACCTATACTTAGAGAGAATGTAAACACATATTGTATAATTatacgttttttatttttaataccaGAAAAGAACGTTTCAAAAGAAATAATACCATATTAGACGGtgagtaatataatatattaatataaacctgtgatttctcTTGTACTGTATCTGGCACTattatcagagctgctgttatagaaaattatgtAACACATGAACAGTgagggtgcacggtggcttagtggttagcacgtttgcctccagggttggggttcgattcccgcctccgccttgtgtgtgtggagtttgcatattctccccgtgcctcaggggtttcctccgggtactccgggtttcctcccccggtccaaagacatgcatggtaggttgattggaatctctggaaaattgtccgtagtgagtgattgtgttagtgaatgagtgtgtgtgtgccctgcgatgggttggcactccgtccagggtgtatcctgccttgatgcccaattacgcctgagatagacacaggctccccgtgacccgaggtagtacggataagcggtagaagatgagtgagtgagtgaatgaatgaacagtgaGAATATAATGATTCAATAGCACTGCTGTAAAtgctataataatatatttctgtGCATGAATGTAGATGGTACCATACATAGCTCTAGTTAATAAATTATACTAGAACGTACTACACGTGTAATACAGCAGTGGTCTTGGTTGTATGTGTGAAAGAAGATGGCAGTAAATCACATTGTATTTCAAACACATTCTTCTTTTTTAGTTGAAGGACTGATGCCATGTCCATGAGTTATTGAGCATAGTAACACAAACTAGCATAAATCCTTTTCCATAATCATAAATGAACATTAATCTGTCAACAGACTGTTTACAACAGCTATAATATAACGCTTGCAGATGGAACACTTTGAGGTGGGACGTCTGTTCAGATAATTTAGCACACCCTTTAGTCTCTTAAAGTCTACAGAGCAGGTCAGAAGGTCAGCATCAGAGGTCAAAGGGTAAACTCATCCAGGCTTCTGAAAGAGGCATCAAAGCAAAGAGAGAAGTCATTTCTTTACAAACCTTTTAgacttgggaaaaaaaaaaaaaaagagattctgAACATTTCCTATTTTATTGATTAGGCTTTATGGTCAAAGAGAGTTCTTTTAAAGgttcttttatattattaaagcaATACATTTAAGACAGTAAacgaacaagaaaaaaatggtataaaattgaactgaaggCTCATTTCATAGAATAAAAAAGGCTTGCCTCAATCAGAAACCACAAATCCTTTAATCCTTTAAGCTTGTAATGATTAAGGAATCAATAAATCCAAAGCTATATTATATTCTCTAATTATATTAAGAAACATTTCAGTAGTATTTCAGAGTAGCAATCTGTTACCGGATGCCTGCGGTACATTACATGTTATGACACTGTGTTGATTGTGTATAGATAAAGTCAACATGCATCGGCAGTGATCTAAATTTAACCATtaactcttcttcttctctctgatCCTCTAGACTAAAGCCAAAGAGCTACCTCTATCAGCTGTACGTTTTATGGAGGAGCTGGGTGAGTGCACCTTTGGTAAAATCTATAAAGGTCACCTGTACCTGCCGGGTATGGAGCATGCTCAGCTTGTGGCTATTAAGACTCTGAAGGACTACTCCAGCCCACAGCAATGGAATGAATTCCAGCAAGAGGCTTCTGTCTTGGCTGAGCTCCATCACCCCAGCATTGTGTGTCTCCTGGGTGTGGTGACACAGGAGCAGCCTGTGTGCATGCTCTTTGAGTTCCTGCCACTCGGAGATCTCCACGAGTTCCTGGTCATGCGCTCGCCACACTCTGATGTCGGTTGCAGCAGTGATGAGGACGGCACAGTTAAGTCCAGCCTGGACCATGGAGACTTCCTGCATGTTGCAATGCAGGTAGCAGCTGGCATGGAGTACCTGGCAAGCCACTTTTTTGTTCACAAGGACCTGGCAGCAAGGAACATACTTGTAGGAGAACAACTTCATGTTAAAATTTCAGACCTGGGACTGTCAAGAGATATCTACGCTTCTGATTACTATCGGGTGCAGCCCAAAATGATGCTTCCCATCCGCTGGATGCCTCCAGAAGCCATCGCGTACGGAAAGTTCACCACAGATTCCGACATCTGGGCTTTTGGAGTCGTTCTATGGGAGATCTTTAGCTTTGGCCTTCAACCCTACTACGGATTcagcaaccaggaagtgatagAGATGGTGCGCAAGAGGCAACTTCTGCCTTGCCCGGATGACTGCCCACCACGTGTCTACACGCTAATGAACGAGTGCTGGCAGGAGGGACCTGCACGGAGACCCAGGTTTAAGGACATCCATGCTAGACTGCGTGCTTGGGAGGGCTTGTCATCACATGCTAGCTCCAGCACACCATCTGGAGGAAATGCCACTACTCAGACCACCTCACTCAGTGCCAGCCCTGTCAGCAACCTCAGCAGCCCACGCTATGCAGGATACATCTACGGAGCTCCTCAGGGGATACCAGCAGGGCAGATTGCAGGTTTTGTGGCAGCACCAATTCCACAGAATCAACGTTTCATCCCTGTGAATGGATACGCCATCCCTCCAGGCTACACTGCTTTTCCAGCTGCTCACTTTGCTTCAACGCAGGCACCCACACGAGTGCTCCAGCACGGTCCTCCCCCTAAGAGTCGCTCCCCCAGCAGTGCCAGTGGCTCCACCAGTACAGGCCATGTTACTAGTGTGCCCTCCACAGGCTCGAACCAGGATGCAAACACACCACTGCTTTCAAACTGTATCACTCTTGCTCCTGTGGCCATGCAGGGTGGCGCAGTGTCCATGTTTGGACACATGGCACAAAAAGGGCTAACGATGGACCCGGCTCAGGCGTCTCTGTTAGCTGATTCCAACAGACTCATGTACAGCGACTCGGTCATCACCGCTGACTTGTGaataaatgttttcctttttttttgtaaatgataAGAATTATTGATGTTTTAACACGTTTCCTTTCACTCTGTAAATACCAACTAGCCGGAACGAAatgtaaaagatttattttctatgtttttatatgaaaaatgCTAGAAAAGGTTAAAGGAAATGACATCTGAACAAGAATTTGGGACCCTTTGATTTccttatgttctttttttagcTGCATTGAGGATTCCTTGCTATAAAGTAATCCTCATACTGACCACAGCTCTGAAATACAACGGACATGAAATCATGTCTCTTTCACTAACGCCTGCCTCAAAGCCATTTTGAATGGACTGTGTCTTGAGCTCACATCAGCATTTCGCATTCTCTTTTCTCAATCAAACTCATCAGTCTCACAAGTTTGGTTTAGCTTTGGTAATTGTAGCTAACCGTGATCAGGTGTATTGATTATTGAAGTTTGTTCTAccagatttcatttcaatttactTTGGCAATCAGTTgttgtcttatttttatttcagtcgTACGTTGCCTTTACAGGTAGCTAAACAAATTCTAGTAAACTCAGTCAATAAAATTATACATGTGCATTGTATAGACTAAAAGCCTTTCAGATTTCTGATGAGTGCAAACATCTGTGTACCCTAAGGCCAAAATGAAGACAAAGATATTACATTTATGGTATCTCTTCTTTTCTGATTCTTCCAGCTTGACCAATATACTGTATGGCAGTCTAAGACAGATCTGTAACTGTGTCAAGCTTCTGCTACTATTCCTAAACAACAGTGACTGCAAACATTTGCTTTCAACTACTTTTATGCCATGTTTGATGAGAAAAATCAGATCAATTTTATGACAAATGGTGTTTCACATTAGCTTAATGATCAACTGTAAGATTTCACGGTTCgttgtaaatatttcaaagtCAGTAATcagaatgaattcatttatcaTAGAATTAATTATAGTGTTGTTGGCTCATTATAATTCCAATTTTTGGCAGACCCTGTTATCCAAAGCACCTTAGAGTTAAACAAATGAAGGTTAGGGGTTTTGTTCAGTGGCAGTTCACAAGTACTAACAAAGATCACAAAATTCCAGATCCATAACTTTTAATTCACCCCTGCTCCAGAGTAGTATACTTAAACAGAGCTAGACTGTTAACCCTTCGAGTGGAAAGCCATGGTTTCAACTTGTCCGTGTTCTGGCTTGCCCACTAGGCTCTGGTCATTGGTCAGATGAGCTATCTACTGAACTGACCCGCCATGTCCTCTgtctatgtatatataattgGCTGGCTAATCATTTCTACCTGACTGTGTAACCGTTGTCCACTATATCAATTAGAAAGTCTACCTAAAGAGGTTCATTGGTGCTTTGCATTTCTAGCTTAATCTGTCCTCCTATGCAAACTCACATAAAACTAGATTTTTAGCCTTTGCATTATGCATTATAGAGAAAGTCTAGAAAAGATCTTTATTCAATGATCGGGCCAgtaattttctgttttattaaagaatgacatttttatctggttgtagttacatttaatattatgaacCCTTCATAAAACAATTTAGAGCCTTGTTATaaattatagcagctataaatccTTGTTCTCTCACCAACTTCTATATCTGTCTATTTCttgaagataaaaacaaattgtaTCTTTAACCAGAAACCACAAATTGCCCTGTCATGAAGACTTTCCCTTGATGGAAACCTTCTACCTCTAACAGAACAGCTTTAGTTCTGACTGTAACAAAGCTTTGACacttgagactccttccaaaataCTAATTCATCATCTCAGATCAGAACATTTTACCATACCGACAGTGCCATGTAAGTCCTTGCTAGTTGTTACTGTAGACACCATAATGATCATTagaacgagtgcattaatatatgtaatatttctGCAGTAGAAACTATAACTGTCattcttctgaccaatcagatttgagaattctaCAGCCAACCGTGTCAGCCAACAAAGCAAAATTCAACTACAtcataatgtatttgtattatgaAACATGGTTATAGAGTATATGCACAAGGTTCACAGAGACTATGAGATTCTTATTGTAGAAATGAAGTGATtggtttttctctcttcttttttttcttcatattattGATAAAACTTGTATCTGCCAGCTAGTATTATCACATTcttatttcctttgtgtgtctACTTGTCTAGACTGAACTGAGAGCTTCACCGTTACATCGGCGGGTTTTGCTGTACTGTCTAGTCACTATCTCTTtcttatgtttattttagttagttgcTATGCAACTATCAAAATTCAGAAGTGCACCAGGGTTCAGTCTGTCATTCAGGGTACAGTTAAAAGGCTACGTCTTCTTGGGAACTGACTTTTTGCCTTTGTCATAATGTGTTATGGCATATTATGACTGAACGTCACCTTGCTATGCATGTAATAACTGATATTTGaattaatagtttatttttgaATCGATGGTTTATTTTTGTACACTGTTTGTAACAATAATATTGCAATATTCTTGTGCCTCTAACCCTATTGAGATTCTTAGTGATCTTGATTATGGTATGAGCTCATGTTTGTAACATACGGACAAATCACATATCTGTTCTTTCAAAGTGTCTTCAAACATTTGCCTCCAGGAATATCAGAGGTTTTATACAGcagtttcttttttaacaataaTCGTTTGTACGGCAATTCAAAAACCACTTATTCATGAAGActgtgaatcatttttttttggctctCCATAAAGGGGCTCCATTAAGGACACAGTAAATACTTGCTAAACGTTTACACTCTTTATATGTCAACTTGAGTGGCCTTGATTCTATTTTATGTCATTGTGAGAAAAGAATTTTGCACAAATAGTTTGTATGGCAAAATTACTATTAAACGACTGTTTTTTGTCATATTGAGGATATTTGATTACTTTGGACTTGAGAGTAAATCAAGCAAATCAGTAATTAATATGCTACATGCTACATATAGTCCCAAGAACCTGgtattatttttcaaatttctgctaagaataaacaaacaagggTGGCATGGtgacattaattaatttaagttGTGCAAATAGTTATGAATGTAAAACAGTGATTATCTGATGCTGTATAGCAAGGAATTGCATTTGTCCTGCCTTCAATTTCAGTTCACCACAAGAGGGCGCCATAGATCAACTATCagtgttaatttaataaattaactttAGAGGCCTCTTGTGGTCAAATACTGTACaacggtaaaaaaaaatgtttatatatactgttttattaaatatattattggtattattagTAGCATTATCaaatatagatataatatacatataatattgaATTTACTGCAGATCCTGTAATGTTTGCCAAGTTCAAGTTTTATTGAACTTTGGATTTTTTTAGTACTATGTTGCAATATGGAAATATTTTGGATggcaaacactcactcactcactcatcttctaccgcttatccgaactacctcgggtcacggggagcctgtgcctatctcaggcgtcatcgggcatcaaggcaggatacaccctggacggagtgccaacccatcgcagggcacacacacacacactctcattcactcacacaatttttccagagatgccaatcaacctaccatgcatgtctttggaccgggggaggaaaccggagtacccggaggaaacccccgaggcacggggagaacatgcaaactccacacacacaaggcgaaggcgggaatcgaacccccaaccctggaggtgtgaggcgaacgtgctaaccactaagccaccgtaccccccggATGGCAA
This window harbors:
- the ror1 gene encoding inactive tyrosine-protein kinase transmembrane receptor ROR1, with the protein product MSPAHESGGRWRLRRVEQRLAPWRRAQHQLAPWRRAQHRRSLLHFIMIVLSSSMTRTAAGAEAPSEQNVVTASSWNVSSEAQKDHFLRLDAPMNNITTSLGQTAEMHCHVSGNPPPTVRWLKNDAPVTPEARRISYKQTPYGSRLRIRNLDTTDTGYFQCVATNSYGTISTTGILFVKFDPLPTPQSGKPSPEDFDEEGFCQPYRGIACARFIGNRSIFVDSLQMQGEIETQITAAFTMIGTSNHLSDRCSQFAIPSLCHFAFPTCDRSSGIDKPRDLCKDECEILENDLCKTEYIIARSNPIILKRLKLPNCEDLAASDSPEAANCMRIGIPMGESINKHHKCFNSSGSDYRGTASVTRSGRQCQPWNSQYPHSHTYLPVRYPELNGGHSYCRNPGNKQEAPWCFTLDESVRMEMCDIPACDPEKRGGSSIEILYILVPSVAIPLAIALLFFFICVCRNNQKASRPPIQRQPKPVRGQNVEMSMLPAYKPKTKAKELPLSAVRFMEELGECTFGKIYKGHLYLPGMEHAQLVAIKTLKDYSSPQQWNEFQQEASVLAELHHPSIVCLLGVVTQEQPVCMLFEFLPLGDLHEFLVMRSPHSDVGCSSDEDGTVKSSLDHGDFLHVAMQVAAGMEYLASHFFVHKDLAARNILVGEQLHVKISDLGLSRDIYASDYYRVQPKMMLPIRWMPPEAIAYGKFTTDSDIWAFGVVLWEIFSFGLQPYYGFSNQEVIEMVRKRQLLPCPDDCPPRVYTLMNECWQEGPARRPRFKDIHARLRAWEGLSSHASSSTPSGGNATTQTTSLSASPVSNLSSPRYAGYIYGAPQGIPAGQIAGFVAAPIPQNQRFIPVNGYAIPPGYTAFPAAHFASTQAPTRVLQHGPPPKSRSPSSASGSTSTGHVTSVPSTGSNQDANTPLLSNCITLAPVAMQGGAVSMFGHMAQKGLTMDPAQASLLADSNRLMYSDSVITADL